Proteins encoded within one genomic window of Triticum aestivum cultivar Chinese Spring chromosome 2D, IWGSC CS RefSeq v2.1, whole genome shotgun sequence:
- the LOC123050951 gene encoding hexokinase-4, chloroplastic, translated as MDNKRASPATFLDCIPSFPASPRCLDMSAAVGSPYRAAPAAQHRRRGRPGAVTLRCSKVAAAAAAPILDDLRLQCATPLPLLRHVAGAMAAGMRTGLAADGAGELKMIPSYVYSLPTGSETGLFYALDLGGTNFRVLRVQLGGKDRRVVDTESEQVSIPKEIMHGTTEELFDFIAARLSNFVAKEGGNFHLQKGRKREIGFTFSFPVKQTSIDSGILIKWTKGFAVSGTAGKDVVACLNAAMERQGLDMSVSALVNDTVGALAGAHYWDEDVMVAVILGTGTNACYIERTKSIPKLQHLGLGTGNTIINTEWGAFSDGLPLTEFDRDMDAESINPGEQIFEKTISGMYLGEIVRRVVAKMAQESDLFGHSLADKLAEPFVLRTPHLCAMQQDNSDNLGQVESILRDTIGVSQSSVAARRFIVEVSDCVVKRGGRLAGAGIAGILQKMENDSKGLILGRRTVVAMDGGLYENYPQYRSYMVEAMAELLGPRDMEHIIVEHTKDGSGIGAALLAAANSKYAAAQLSA; from the exons ATGGACAACAAGAGAGCATCTCCTGCCACCTTCCTCGATTGCATCCCATCATTCCCAGCATCCCCCCGCTGCCTCGACATGTCCGCCGCCGTCGGCTCGCCGTACCGGGCCGCCCCCGCCGCGCAGCACCGCCGGAGGGGGCGCCCCGGCGCCGTCACGCTCCGGTGCTCCAAGGTGGCTGCGGCCGCGGCCGCGCCCATCCTGGACGACCTGAGGCTGCAGTGCGCGACGCCGCTCCCCCTGCTGCGGCACGTGGCGGGCGCCATGGCCGCCGGCATGCGCACCGGGCTCGCGGCCGACGGCGCCGGCGAGCTCAAGATGATCCCCAGCTACGTCTACTCGCTCCCCACTGG GAGTGAAACAGGGCTGTTCTATGCTCTGGATCTGGGAGGAACCAACTTCAGAGTGCTGAGGGTGCAGCTGGGTGGAAAAGACAGGCGCGTCGTCGACACCGAGTCCGAGCAAGTGTCGATCCCAAAAGAAATCATGCATGGTACAACTGAG GAGCTGTTCGATTTTATCGCGGCGCGCCTATCGAATTTTGTAGCGAAGGAGGGTGGTAATTTTCATCTTCAGAAAGGTCGAAAAAGGGAGATAGGCTTTACATTCTCCTTCCCGGTGAAGCAGACTTCTATTGACTCGGGTATTCTGATCAAGTGGACCAAGGGTTTCGCTGTATCTGGGACT GCCGGGAAGGATGTGGTTGCCTGTCTGAATGCCGCCATGGAGAGGCAGGGGCTTGACATGAGTGTGTCTGCTCTG GTAAATGATACCGTTGGAGCCTTAGCTGGAGCGCACTATTGGGACGAGGATGTGATGGTTGCGGTGATTTTGGGCACCGGCACAAATGCTTGCTACATTGAGCGAACTAAGTCCATCCCAAAGCTCCAACACCTCGGGCTTGGAACAGGAAACACG ATTATCAACACCGAGTGGGGAGCTTTTTCAGATGGTCTTCCACTAACTGAATTTGACAGGGACATGGATGCCGAGAGCATAAATCCAGGTGAACAG ATATTCGAGAAGACGATTTCCGGGATGTACCTTGGAGAAATTGTTCGGAGGGTGGTGGCCAAGATGGCTCAAGAGTCTGATCTGTTCGGTCACTCATTGGCTGATAAACTAGCTGAGCCATTTGTTCTAAG AACTCCACATTTGTGTGCTATGCAACAAGATAACTCCGACAATCTTGGACAAGTTGAATCAATTTTGCGCGACACCATCGGT GTCAGCCAATCTTCTGTAGCAGCACGAAGGTTCATCGTAGAAGTTTCCGATTGTGTCGTCAAGAGAGGCGGGAGATTGGCGGGCGCTGGCATTGCTGGCATTCTTCAGAAGATGGAGAATGATTCCAAGGGACTGATCTTAGGGAGAAGGACAGTGGTAGCGATGGACGGCGGACTTTACGAGAATTACCCTCAGTACAGGTCATATATGGTTGAGGCTATGGCGGAGCTGCTCGGTCCACGGGACATGGAGCACATCATCGTCGAGCACACCAAAGACGGCTCGGGCATCGGTGCGGCACTTTTGGCAGCCGCAAACTCAAAATATGCAGCAGCTCAGCTCTCGGCGTGA